TCATGGCAGCCTTGTTGACCACCAGCCGCGTGCTGATCTCGGCGATCAGCTCCCGCGGCTCCATACCATTGGCGCGTAGCGTGTTACCGGTGTCGACGATATCGACGATCTCATCGGCGAGGTTCATCAGCGGCGCAAGCTCCATGGCGCCATAAAGTTTGATCACCTCGGCCTGAATGCCCTGCTCGGCGTAGTAGCGCCGGGCCACGTTGACGAACTTGGTGGCGACCCGGCGACGCGCTTTCAAGGGCGCCTGCCCGGTAACACCCGCGGTCATCAGCTTGCAGCGGGCAATGTCGAGATCGACGGGCTCGTAAAGGCCTTCGGCGCCGTGTTCGAGCAGCACGTCCTTGCCGGCGATCCCCAGATCTGCCGCGCCGAGCTGGACGTAGGTAGGCACATCGG
The window above is part of the Halomonas sp. GD1P12 genome. Proteins encoded here:
- the hisG gene encoding ATP phosphoribosyltransferase — protein: MSKQLILALSKGRILEETLPLLADAGITPAEDLGKSRKLLFDTNLSDVKLVVIRATDVPTYVQLGAADLGIAGKDVLLEHGAEGLYEPVDLDIARCKLMTAGVTGQAPLKARRRVATKFVNVARRYYAEQGIQAEVIKLYGAMELAPLMNLADEIVDIVDTGNTLRANGMEPRELIAEISTRLVVNKAAMTMKHDRIKPLLSRLQDAVSKRQAASAQP